Genomic segment of Pseudothermotoga hypogea DSM 11164 = NBRC 106472:
CTTGAATGAATTGAAAAAGAGTCTGGCACTGTTCGCACTCCACACCGCGCTCAGCAACTGGAAAGATCTTGGAAAAGTTCACGCCTTCGCCGCGGGTGTTAACTACTCTTTCCCACCGAGGACCTACTTCAGAGACTCGTTCTGGACGTGTTTGAGTTTGCTCGACGTGCGGGCAGATCTGGTCAGAGAGCAGATTCTCATCTTAGCCAGTGCGGTGCACGACGATGGCTGTCCGAGCGGTGTGATGTTCTTGAGCGATGAAGAGAAGATGTTCCTCGCACAATTGAAGAAGGAATATCCCGCTCTCGCTGCGGGTGTGAAGTACGAAAACGACTGGTGGAGTGGACACCACGATTCCGGTTTTCTCTTCGTGCTGTTGGTCTCGAAGTACGTTGAGAAAACTCAAGACGTTTCGATCCTGAAGGAACGTATCGATTCAGACACAGTTCTCGAAAAAATACTCAAGGTGCTGAGATACGCCGAAAACTTCGTTGAAAACGATCTTTTCAAGAAACCTCACGACTGTCTCGATTGGGCAGACAACGTGTTCAGAGATGGCTTCGTCACCTACGACGCCGCCTTGCACGCCGCAGCCATGAGGGAAGCTTCGAAGCTTTTGAAGATGATGGACATGCGCGAGCAAGCAGAGTTCTGGGAATCTCGGTATCTTTCAACGAGAAAGAAGTTCAACGAGGTTCTCTTCGATGAGAGAAAAGGTTACTTCGTCGATTTCATTGGAAGTTACGTGGAGGACCATCTTGCGCTCGACACTGTGGTTTCGATCATCTTCGATGTTGCCGACGAAGACAAAGCAAGATCCACACTTTTGAAGATGGAAAAGTTTCTGGAAACCAGAAACAACCCATCGCAACCTTACGGCGACTGGGGCGTCATGACCGTATGGCCGCACTACAAAAGAAGATCGCATCTGTTCGGCAAAAGCGCCTTTCCTTACAGATACCACAACGGAAGCTGCTGGCCGTATCTGAGTAGCATTTATGCCCTTGCGAAGTCAAGGTATGATTTGGACCACGAGTATCCACTCTTGAGTTGGTGGAAGTATTCGCTCGAGAACGGCTGGGTGAACTTGGTCGAGTATTATTCACCGTGCTATCCGCGTGGATCGCTGCAGCAAGCGTGGAGCAGTTTCGCGTTCGCGATGGTGTTACAGATAAAATCATGAAACGGAGGTGTTCGAAATGGTGGAAAAATGGAACCATTTTTCGGTCTACATGTGGGCAGGGCCAGGAACGATCAGGATAAACAAAGTGAAGTTTCCGGGCACCGCCGTCGATGAGAAGGTCCACATGGAGGGAGGACTGAGGATAGGTGCGAGAAGACTGAAAGAGATGGGCTACAACTGGGCCTATTGCACGTACAACTGGGGTTTTCCACCTGAGATCGAGCACGAAGATCACGAATATTTCAAACGGACGGTGAAAGAATACCATGAAGAAGGCTTGAGGGTGCTGGGATACGTTCAATTTTCCAACACGGTCTTCGACGGTTCTTACGTCACCAAGCGATGGTACGCGATGGATCAGTTTGGGAACAAGATCAACTACTACTCCGGTCGTTATTTGACCTGCCCGACGGACGAGGAATGGAAGGTGCACCTTACAGGCATCGTCAAAGAAATCGTCGAGGCCGGAGCAGATGGAGTGTTTTTCGACAACGTCTTCGGTTCATGGTTCGGTTTCAGGCCGTGTTACTGTGACAGATGCCAGAAGCAGTTCAGAGAATTTGCGAAATCTCTCAGCTTAAATGTCCGCGGTATTCCAGAGTATCTGTCGGAGAACGAAGAATCGAGAGCGTATTTGATCTGGAGGAGGAAAGTTCTCTGGGAGACCATAGAGGAGCTCGCAAAACTTGCAAAGTCCATCAATCCGAACGTGGTGGTCTCTTCGAACTCCTTCGAGGCATGTTTGAGCAAACTTGCGATCATGGCGGGGGTGGATCTGAGAAACGCGTTCGAAGTTCAGGACTGGGTCATGATCGAGAACCACCAGCTTCCAAGGAAGTTCAAAGGTCTACAGATCTTCAACACCATGACCTACAGGATCGCTCATGCGCACAGCAAGGGAAAACCCGTCACTTCCGTTCCGTACATGCTCGGTATCGGTACGGATGCGGTTTATCCCATCAGGAACTATCTGCAAGGGATGGCGGAAGCTTATGCCAACGATTCGGTCATGGTCCTGAAGGGTACTGAATATTTCCACGACGGAAAATGGACGCTCATCACCGATGAGAAATTCGAAGAGGTACGCAAACAGATCGCAGATTACCACAGCTGGTTCAAGGGTGAAAAAGGCGTTTGGAAAGATTGCTACGGAAAGAGGACCACAAAGATCGCGATCTTTCATCCGTACGATTCGCTCACCTTCCATTGGGAAAGGACGTACCTTCCATTTTTCGCCGCGCAACACGAATTGATCAAGAATCGAATCGATTACAAAGTGGTCTGGGACGACTTCGAAAACGTTGAAGTCTTACTCGTACCACCGATCTTTGAAAAGAGTGAGATGGAGAAGATCAAAGATTTCAAAGGAAAGAAGATCTTCCTTGGATACTCACCTTTCGAGAACGAAAAGATCGTTTGGAAAGAGACTTACGAAAGACTCGCGCAGCTTTCCAAGCCAGAAGAGCAACTCTATCTCGAACAGATCCTTTCACTGCTGAACTTCTCTGCGTACTTCAACGATCCGAGTTGGAGAAAGAGGATGGAAAAAGCGAACTTTCTGTTCTTCAATTATCTGAACTATTGCTACGTTTTCACCCATCCGTTCGACGCACAGGAGTTGATCGAGCTGGTGAAACCTCACCAACCTTGGACCGTCGAAGCGGACGGTTTTATCATTGTCAGCAGTTTCGAACAGAATGGCACGTTGAAGATCCATCTGGTGAACCTTGAAGATAGACAAGTCAACGTGAATCTGGTCCTTCCAAAAGGTTGGCACGTTGAGAGGATCGACAATTACGAATACGAAAACGCTTTCGTGCATAGGATCTACACGGTGAGATTCTGACGGGCGAACAACAACCGTGTGAACGTCAATGAGATTGGCGCAAGGAAAAGAGCTCAGCTGAGCTTTCGTGTTGTCTCTTGCTTAACATCATTCTTGGCAAAACTCTTAATCAGTATCGGCTGAGAGAAGAGCGTGAAAGCCACCCCGAAGCCAATGCCGAGTATGAGCAAGAGCGAAACATCTCTAAAGAGCGCGAGCCTCGAAAAGACGAGCACCAAGAAACCACCGATCAAACCCAAGCCGTTCGCGAGCACCGGCATCGAGATGTTTTCGATCGAGAGGAACACGTCTTTGGTTCTTCTCATATCGTGCGCGAGGTGGATCGAGTAGTCAACCACTAAACCTACAAGGATGCTGGCGACGATCGATGTGGCGACGTCCAGTTTCAAGCCGAGCAAGCCCATGAAGAAGAAATTCGAAAGAGCCGTTAAAACAACTGGTACGACGATCAAAAGTGACAGCAGAACATTTCTGAACGCGAAGAGAACTGAACCAAAGATGAACAAGAGCGACATCGTGAGGCTCTGAACCTGACTCGCGACGATCCTCGAGTTGATCTGATCGACCACGAACGCCGCACTCGCAACGGTGAAGGTGTACTCTGGATATTCTTCGAGCACTTCCCTGAGCCTGTCTTTCATCTCTCCCGCTTTTCTGTAACCTTCCTCGGTGAGGTTCACCGCGATCCTGATCGTGCGCCCGTCGGCAACGAAGTGATGGATCGCTGGTTGAAGACGCGACATGAGCACCAAGGTGGGTATCGGATACGCCATGGGGAACTGGACCGAGGACACACCATCGATTCGGCGCAGATCTTCGACGAGTTTGGCTATCTGTTGCGAATCTTTCATCGTGAAGATGCTCTGCTTCTCGACCATCACGTACACGGGTTCCCGGTACGAAAACTTTTCCGTCAAGATCGCCAGCGCCTGACCGATAGCACTGCTTTTCGAAAAATACGCGGCCTGGTCCATACCAACTTCTATTCGCGGTATAAAAAGAAAGGTCATCGTTACGAGAACGATGGAGAAAACGAGCATGATGCGTCCCAGACTCTCGCTCTTGAGCCTGAGAAGGAGCGTTCCTCGTTTGATCGGTTTTTCGCTTCGAAGTAGCTCGTAACCTGAGCTGAACAGAATGACGAAGACCAGCGTGAGTCCCGAACTGACCATCAAACCCAGATGTCTGAAGGCCGTGATCTCGACGAAGAGGAACGAAAGAAACCCGACGCTCGTGGTGAACATGGAGAAGAAAATCGGTGTGAGCATCTCTTTTCTCACTCTGTCTTTGAACCTCACCACGCCGTTGTAAAAGTGAAGTCCGTAGGCAGAACCTATAATGATCAGAAAACTCACACACATGACACTCATCGTGTTCAGTTCCACACCGAGCAAACTCACCACACCGTAAACTATCACGTTCGCGAACACTGGAATCAAAAGAGACACAAAGCTCGCCTTCAAAGATCGAGTTTGAAGATAGAAGATGAAGAGTATCACCAAAAAGATGATCGCAGGATAGACGAAGACCTGACGCATGATCTCCCCGAACAGATGCTTGTTTATGATGAGTTGGCCAAACGGCATGGCTTTCAGATCACGAAAATCGCTCAGAATCTTGTCTATCTCTTGTAAAGCTTTGTCTTCGTCACAATTCACGCTCAGGGTGCAGTACAGAAGCAAATACTTTCCATCCTTCGAAATGAAAGAACTCGCCTCAGGATCTTCGAGAATCGCTGCATCGAGTGTGGAACCATCGAAGTAAGGCTTTCTGAAACTGTAATTTATGACGCTCAGCACGTTCTTCATGTACGACAGGTTGGAAAGCCGCTCTTGAAGTTCCACAGCCCTCGACAAAACCTGTGGAGAGAAGAAACCATCAGGATGGTGTAAAACTACCACGAACTGAGAACCGTCGTTGAATTTCTGTATGATCTTGAAAAAAGATTTGAGCTCTTCATTGTCTATCTGCTCAATACTGACTCCAGATCTGTAACCAGGAAGGAAGACAAAATAACTGGCGTTGATGCGCGCCTTGAAAAAAATTATCACGGTAAAGATCGCACAAACGATCAAAAACAGGATCGTGAACTTGTACTTTTTCAGCCACACAGATTTTATTCTATCATCTCACCATGAGCGCTTGAGCTTGATTTTTTCCCAAAGTTCTTTTGCCAGCTGTGGCGAGCGTTCATTTATACTGCTTAGAAAATCGAGCAAAGCAGAACTGTCCAGCCTTGATGTGATTTCAACCAGCGCGTCAATGCTCAGAGTGCCCTCCTGCAACCACTGCACGAGTCTGTCCACATCGAGCGTCAGGGATGGCAGAGTCGTCTTCGTAGACAGACTCACCTGCACTTTCCACTTCGGCATTTTACCCAGATAGTTGTAATTGGAAACCAACTGAGACCAAATCGGCGCGGCGTGTACGCCACCCACCAGATCCTCACCGTCCACGGCAACCGCCATGATAAAGTTTTGATCTCCTCCGACGAACCAAGCCGTCTTCAAAGAAGTTCCAGTCTTACCTGCTACGGGCACTCTTTGTCTCGCACGCACGCCCGTTCCTCTCTCAACCACTTCTCTCATGACGTTCAACAAGACCATCGAGGCCTCCATGGGGCTGAGTCTTCTTGCTTTCACAACGTTCAGCACCTTTGGTGAAGCTTCGTAGATCGTTCTTCCGTTCATGTCCTCGATGCGCTTCACGATGTAAGGTTGTAGAACCACACCACCGTTGAAGATTGCAGAATATGCTTTCAAAACCTCTTCTGGGGCTGTTTCGAGAGTTCCCAGCGCGATTGTCATATCTTCAGGATAATGACCTGCGATCTTCAGCTCGTTTTTGAGAAACTCCACCACATTCTCTTTGCCGAGCTGCATGAACAGATTCACCGACGGTATGTTCAAAGAATCCACCA
This window contains:
- a CDS encoding amylo-alpha-1,6-glucosidase, which produces MRYTIVDGQVIYEGSNEDYIMSNIELTLRLKNGTPAELFSSKKGLLIEFSKNDLPNPTSCRLWPNGCEFSHEKTTWSFFTSPWIRSVLWQIKGMERLTLSFKAPLEKHFKVPFGPTYNFKKPLNVIVEGSNIDLSNLVRIEVLEGKIEDLQRKDETFTLKLSATNKELKLRFSTQKEIVNERAENLSYNQFLKDHVPRNLNELKKSLALFALHTALSNWKDLGKVHAFAAGVNYSFPPRTYFRDSFWTCLSLLDVRADLVREQILILASAVHDDGCPSGVMFLSDEEKMFLAQLKKEYPALAAGVKYENDWWSGHHDSGFLFVLLVSKYVEKTQDVSILKERIDSDTVLEKILKVLRYAENFVENDLFKKPHDCLDWADNVFRDGFVTYDAALHAAAMREASKLLKMMDMREQAEFWESRYLSTRKKFNEVLFDERKGYFVDFIGSYVEDHLALDTVVSIIFDVADEDKARSTLLKMEKFLETRNNPSQPYGDWGVMTVWPHYKRRSHLFGKSAFPYRYHNGSCWPYLSSIYALAKSRYDLDHEYPLLSWWKYSLENGWVNLVEYYSPCYPRGSLQQAWSSFAFAMVLQIKS
- a CDS encoding efflux RND transporter permease subunit, encoding MWLKKYKFTILFLIVCAIFTVIIFFKARINASYFVFLPGYRSGVSIEQIDNEELKSFFKIIQKFNDGSQFVVVLHHPDGFFSPQVLSRAVELQERLSNLSYMKNVLSVINYSFRKPYFDGSTLDAAILEDPEASSFISKDGKYLLLYCTLSVNCDEDKALQEIDKILSDFRDLKAMPFGQLIINKHLFGEIMRQVFVYPAIIFLVILFIFYLQTRSLKASFVSLLIPVFANVIVYGVVSLLGVELNTMSVMCVSFLIIIGSAYGLHFYNGVVRFKDRVRKEMLTPIFFSMFTTSVGFLSFLFVEITAFRHLGLMVSSGLTLVFVILFSSGYELLRSEKPIKRGTLLLRLKSESLGRIMLVFSIVLVTMTFLFIPRIEVGMDQAAYFSKSSAIGQALAILTEKFSYREPVYVMVEKQSIFTMKDSQQIAKLVEDLRRIDGVSSVQFPMAYPIPTLVLMSRLQPAIHHFVADGRTIRIAVNLTEEGYRKAGEMKDRLREVLEEYPEYTFTVASAAFVVDQINSRIVASQVQSLTMSLLFIFGSVLFAFRNVLLSLLIVVPVVLTALSNFFFMGLLGLKLDVATSIVASILVGLVVDYSIHLAHDMRRTKDVFLSIENISMPVLANGLGLIGGFLVLVFSRLALFRDVSLLLILGIGFGVAFTLFSQPILIKSFAKNDVKQETTRKLS